The nucleotide sequence GATGGAGGCCTTCGAGGGGCTCAACGCCCGCCTGGTGGAGGCCGGTGACAAGCCCTTCGCCAACCCGCGGAACGCGGCGGCGGGTTCGCTCCGCCAGAAGGACCCCAAGGTCACCGCCTCCCGGCCGCTCCACATGGTCGTGCACGGCATCGGCGCCCGGGAGGGCTTCGACATCTCCCGGCTCTCCGACACGTACGAGCTCCTCCACGAGTGGGGCCTGCCCACCGCCAAGCACAACAAGGTGGTCGGCTCGCTCGGCGAGGTGCGGGAGTTCATCGCGTACTTCGGGGAGAACCGTCACTCCGTGGAGCACGAGATCGACGGGGTCGTCGTCAAGCTCGACGAGATCCCGCTCCAGGGCCGGCTCGGCTCCACCGCGCGCGCCCCGCGCTGGGCGATCGCCTGGAAGTACGCGCCGGAGGAGGTCAACACCAAGCTGATCGACATCAAGGTCGGCGTCGGCAGGACCGGCCGGGTCACCCCGTACGCGCAGGTGGAGCCGGTGACGGTGGCCGGTTCCGAGGTGGAGTTCGCCACCCTGCACAACCAGGAGGTGGTGAAGGCCAAGGGCGTCCTCATCGGCGACACGGTGGTGCTGCGCAAGGCCGGTGACGTCATCCCGGAGATCCTCGGGCCGGTCGCCGACCTGCGGGACGGCAGCGAGCGGGAGTTCGTGATGCCCGCCGAGTGCCCGGAGTGCGGGACGCCGCTGAAGGCGATGAAGGAGGGCGACATCGACCTCCGCTGCCCGAACGCCCGGACGTGCCCGGCCCAGCTGCGGGAGCGTCTGTTCTTCCTCGCCGGGCGCCAGTGCCTGGACATCGAGAACTTCGGCGCGGTGGCCGCGGCGGCGCTGACCCGCCCCCTGGAGCCGGCCGAGCCGCCGCTGGTGGACGAGGGCGACCTCTTCGACCTCACCATCGAGCAGCTGCTGCCGATCAAGGCGTACGTGCTGGACCCGGACAGCGGGCTGCCCCGGCGGGACCCGAAGACCGGCGAGGAGAAGATCGTCACGGTCTTCGCCAACCAGAAGGGCGAGCCGAAGAAGAACGCCCTGGCGATGCTGGAGAACATCGCGGCCGCGAAGACGCGCCCGCTGGCCCGCTTCA is from Streptomyces venezuelae ATCC 10712 and encodes:
- the ligA gene encoding NAD-dependent DNA ligase LigA yields the protein MAVEQGALPAEAREKHAELAEQIEEHRFRYYVKDQPVISDGEFDKLLRALEALEEEYPELRTPDSPTQKVAGQYETDFTSVEHRERMLSLDNAFDDEELTTWADRVARDVGTPDFHYLCELKVDGLAVNLTYEHGRLTRAATRGDGRTGEDITPNVRTIADIPERLRGDRVPDLVEIRGEVYFPMEAFEGLNARLVEAGDKPFANPRNAAAGSLRQKDPKVTASRPLHMVVHGIGAREGFDISRLSDTYELLHEWGLPTAKHNKVVGSLGEVREFIAYFGENRHSVEHEIDGVVVKLDEIPLQGRLGSTARAPRWAIAWKYAPEEVNTKLIDIKVGVGRTGRVTPYAQVEPVTVAGSEVEFATLHNQEVVKAKGVLIGDTVVLRKAGDVIPEILGPVADLRDGSEREFVMPAECPECGTPLKAMKEGDIDLRCPNARTCPAQLRERLFFLAGRQCLDIENFGAVAAAALTRPLEPAEPPLVDEGDLFDLTIEQLLPIKAYVLDPDSGLPRRDPKTGEEKIVTVFANQKGEPKKNALAMLENIAAAKTRPLARFINGLSIRHVGPVAAEALAREFRSLERIEQASEEELAAVDGVGGIIAAAVKQWFSEEWHREIVRKWRAAGVSLEDEGAGEDVGPRPLEGLTVVVTGTLENFTRDGAKESLQSLGAKVTGSVSKKTSFVVVGENPGSKYDKAMQLKVPVLDEDGFKVLLEQGPEAAREAAVPVAE